A part of Penaeus vannamei isolate JL-2024 chromosome 1, ASM4276789v1, whole genome shotgun sequence genomic DNA contains:
- the LOC113813923 gene encoding uncharacterized protein has translation MAPTPAQAVAVMDVILAMRRRVYAKRAEKRTWVRSWLKRREQESVYHCLVKELTLEDPEEMRRWIRLDKDQYNNLLRLVTPLIEKQDTKMRKAVTAEERLTVTLRYLATDESQKSLGYQFRISHNLVSSIIPEVCKAIYQVLHEQYLKAPSTERDWKQVAEEYYKQWNFPNCIGALDGKRVLIAKPRNSGSEFYDYKGHFSVIMMALVDANYKFMYVDVGASGRASDSGVWDRCTLKESIEANILNIPPSSTLPVSNKQCSCVIVGDDAFPLKNYLMKPCPGRDLSEGKFIFNYRPSRARRTSENAFGIWPSRFQVFKDPINTSPENVKLIVLATCVSHNYLRIHSMKTYSPPEFLESAPSKWTAETRPQQLC, from the exons ATGGctccaacccccgcacaggctgtGGCAgtgatggacgttattctggctatgaGAAGACGAGTTTATGCTAAACGTGCGGAGAAACGTACTTGGGTACGCTCTTGGTTGAAGagacgagagcaagagagcgttTATCATTGCCTTGTTAAGGAGCTGACATTGGAGGACCCAGAAGAAATGAGACGGTGGATTCGGTTGGACAAGGACCAGTACAATAATCTCTTGAGATTGGTGACTCCTCTGATAGAGAAACAAGATACGAAAATGAGGAAGGCTGTAACTGCTGAGGAAAGACTAACGGTAACTCTCCGATATCTGGCAACAG ATGAATCTCAAAAATCTCTTGGGTACCAGTTCCGAATCAGCCACAATCTGGTGTCAAGCATTATTCCTGAAGTATGCAAGGCTATATATCAGGTGTTGCATGAGCAGTATCTAAAGGCACCATCTACAGAGAGGGATTGGAAGCAAGTGGCCGAGGAGTACTACAAACAGTGGAATTTCCCTAATTGTATCGGTGCATTGGATGGAAAACGTGTCCTTATTGCTAAACCTCGGAACTCGGGCTCTGAATTTTACGACTACAAAGGACATTTTAGTGTAATAATGATGGCATTAGTTGATGCAAAttacaaatttatgtatgtgGACGTTGGTGCAAGTGGCCGAGCAAGTGATAGTGGAGTGTGGGACAGATGCACTTTGAAAGAAAGCATAGAGGCGAACATTTTAAATATCCCACCTTCTTCCACTTTACCTGTATCAAACAAGCAGTGTTCCTGTGTAATTGTTGGAGATGATGCCTTTCCTTTGAAAAATTATCTGATGAAACCTTGTCCTGGAAGGGATCTCAGTGAAGGAAAATTTATATTCAACTATCGTCCCTCCAGAGCAAGGCGAACATCAGAAAATGCCTTTGGGATATGGCCTTCTAGATTTCAAGTTTTCAAAGACCCTATAAATACTTCACCTGAAAATGTGAAATTAATTGTGCTTGCCACTTGTGTTTCGCACAACTATCTTCGCATTCACTCAATGAAAACCTACTCCCCACCAGAGTTCTTGGAATCAGCACCCTCAAAATGGACTGCAGAGACGAGGCCACAGCAATTATGCTAG